The proteins below are encoded in one region of Rhodospirillaceae bacterium:
- a CDS encoding transcription elongation factor GreA: protein IGKEKGSFVEVTTPAGSKSYEILSVKYR, encoded by the coding sequence ATCGGCAAGGAAAAGGGCAGCTTCGTCGAAGTGACGACGCCCGCCGGGTCAAAATCCTATGAGATTCTTTCGGTCAAATATCGTTAA